Below is a window of Anaerobacillus alkaliphilus DNA.
TGGCTCTTGAATTCTAGGTCTTGAAAGAGGATTCGGAGGTACATTTTCCGTTGGAAATGAGGTTAAACCATTTGGTAACTCATGTCCATTTAACGGTTGTCCTAAACCATCTACTATTTGCCCAATCAGACCAGAACCCACCTTCACTTGAAGTGGTTTTTTCGTGGCTTCAACAAGACTTCCTGGACTAATATCATGAACTGTTGTAAACGGCATTAAAAGTACCATTTCGTCACGGAAGCCAACAACTTCAGCCATTACCTTACGCTTTGATGATTTACCAATAATAATATAACAAAGTTCGCCAATTGAGACTTGTGGACCTTTCGATTCAATTGTTAGTCCAACAACCCTTGTCACTTTACCGTAACTTTTAAACGAGTCTATGGCAGCTACTTCACTTAGTAAGTTAGCGACCTTCATAATCGCTCAGCCCCTTTAATTTTTCATGCAGAGCATACTTAATCTCGGTAAGCTGACTGTCAATAGAAGCATCTATTTTTCCAAAAGCTGTTTCTACCTGACACCCATTTTCCTCTAGTTGAGCATCTGGATAAATGTAAAAACTATCACAGTTTGGTAGCAATATCTTTAGCTCTTCTTTATGAGTCAATGTATATTCAAACCATTGAGGATGAACATATAGTTTTACTAAGTCATGTTCACGAACTTCATTAATAACTGAACTTACTACAGAAAGCCACTGTTCCCTATCTAATTCGAGAGTAGTTGCCAGGATTTTCTCAGCCACCTTCACTGACAGATCAATAATGATTGGTTCAGCTTCTTCTAGTTTATGAAAATAGTCATTTTTAGAAGCATCAATGATATTTCTTGCATCCTGGATAAACGTTTCATATTGTTTTTGGCCTTCTTTTAACCCTTGCTGAAATCCTTCATTATAACCATTTTCTTCAGCCTGTCTATAAAGATCTTCAGCTTGCCGTTGTACAGCGATCATCTCATCGTTGATACGTTGTTGCAGGTCCTCATATTCCGCTTGTGCAACTTTTCTAATTTGCTCTGCTTGTTCCATTGCCTTTTGAATTTCTTCATCTACTAATTTAGATTGATCACTAGAGGATGGTTGGTTTTCAAATTCAATTAAGTTAGACCCTTGGCTCTCTTGAGTCACTTTCTTAATCCCAATCGTCTTTTTTTCAGTTTCTAAATTATTCGCAAAAAAAGATTTAATAACTCTAGACAATGATATCATCTCCTCCGCCGCGAGCAATGACAATTTCACCTGTTTCTTCTAAGCGGCGGATAACAGCAACGATTCGAGATTGAGCTTCCTCTACATCACGTAAACGAACAGGTCCCATAAACTCCATTTCATCTTTAAAAGTTTCTACCATACGTTGAGACATGTTCTTAAAGACCACATCTTTCACTTCATCGTTTGCCACTTTAAGAGCAAGTTGAAGGTCTTCATTCTCAACATCACGGATAACACGTTGAATAGAACGATTATCAAGAGTAACAATATCCTCGAATACAAACATACGTTTCTTGATTTCTTCCGCTAACTCTGGATCTTGTATTTCTAATGCATCTAAAATTGTTCTTTCTGTGCTTCGGTCAACACTATTTAACACTTCAACGACAGTTTCAATACCACCTGTGCGAGTATAGTCTTGGGTAACTGTTGCAGATAGTTTACGTTCAAGTATATTTTCTACTTCATTAATAATTTCAGGTGACGTACTATCCATGAGCGCAATTCTTTTAGCTATATCTGCTTGAACTTCTTGAGGTAATTCAGACAAGATTTGCGCAGCCTGAACTGACTCTAGATAAGACAAAATTAGCGCAATTGTTTGCGGATGTTCATTTTGAATAAAATTTAGGATTTGTCCAGCATCTGCTTTCCGTGCAAAATCAAACGGTTTTACTTGAAGCGTCGATGTTAGCCTATTAATAATTTCCATTGCCTGCTGTTCACCTAGTGCCTTTTCAAGAACGCTCTTGGCGTACCCAATTCCACCTTGAGTGATATAATCTTGAGCAATAGCTAATTGATGAAACTGTTCAATGATTTCTTCTTTCATACTTGTATCCACTTTTCGAACACTGGCAATTTCAAGAGTAAGCTTTTCAATCTCCTCTTCACTTAAATGTTTATATACTTGTGCCGATACATCCGGACCTAAGGAAATAAGAAGAATCGCTGCTTTTTCTTTACCAGTTAGTTCTTTCTTTTTCGTAACCACACGTTTCCCCCCTAATCTTCAGTTAACCATGTACGAACAAGTTTCGAAAATTCTTCCGGTTTTTCTTTGGCCATTTTCTCTAGCTGTCGACGGCGAGCTTTCTCTTCACTATCTCGTTCATCACCAAGGTCTGGAATATCAAAACTTACAGCTTCCTCCCTAAACTCTTCGACTACTTCTACTTTTTTAGTTTTGCGTACTAATAAGAAAATAAGAATTATAATAAAAATGATTAGTGCTCCGACTAGGTAGTACCACATTGGTATTCCTTCTTCTGGTAACTCATATACAATCTTACCTTCAAAGTTCTGTGCAGAAACAAATACTTTCTCATTAATCTGGTCTGGAGTTAATTGATCAACCACTTCTTTTGAAATACTTGTTCGAACGATCGTACTTAATATTTGTTGAATATCTCCAAGAAGTTCTGCTGGTAGAGAATTCGGATCTTCGGGATTAGGAGGCTCAACCATTACCTGAATTCCTATATCACGGACTTGGTAGGGACTACGGACAATATCTCGGCGGATACGATTAACATCATTGTTAATTCGTTCTTCCATACGCTCGTAATCACCAGCGCCAGATGCAGCACCACCTGGGTAACCAGGGATATCTGTTTCACCAGTTCCAGGAATTCCACCGTCTTGGAAATCCTCTCCACTAAAAGTTTCCGTAATTCTTTCAATACTAATTGCTAAGCCAGACATATTGTCAATGTCTACTGGAGTAACTAAATCTTCCGCACGATTTTCTTTTGTAAAGTCAATATCCGTTGTAACTGATACTAACACTTTGTCTCTTCCTACAAGCGTACCCAACATTTGCTGTACTTGTCGTTGTAGGTCACGTTCAATTTCTTTTTGGATTGATCTTTGTTGTTCGAAGATAGATAATGCAGAATCTAAAACATTCTCATTTCTCAATTCTAAATACTCGCCCATTTGATTCATGATGACAATGTTTTCAACTGGAAGTTTTGGAACACTTTTAGAAATCAGGTGATATAGGGCCCTAATTTGTGGCTGTTCTAATCGATAGCCTGGCCGCATATTTAATGTTACTGATGCGGAAGCTGTTTCTTCATGACTTGAAACCCAAACACTTGGTTCTGGTAAGGTTATCATTACTTGAGCATGTTGCACACCATCAACCGTTCTAATTAAATTAGATAGTTCTGTTTGTATAGCCGCGCGCTCCATAAGGCTAAATTCATTATCCGTCATTCCAAATCCCATTCGATCTCGGAAAGTCGTATAGTCAATACTGCCACTTCTAGGAATCCCTTCAGCTGCCAATTCAACCTTTAAGGTATCAACCATGGTTTCGGGTACATGGATAGCTGTCCCACCATTGGTAATCTCAGATAGAATACCACGGGCATCTAGTTGAGCCTTAATCTCCCCTGTTTCTTGAAACGATAAATTCGTATATAAAGGTACCATACTAGTTCGCGACCCCATCATGGAAACGGCGATGAGAAGGACAATAAGCAGTAGAAAAGAACCAGCAATAAGGCCCTTTTGTACATTGGTTCGCTCAGCCCAATATGAAGTTATTTTTTCTTTATATAGTAATAGTTTTTCGTTCATATTTCCTCCTAGTTTGACTAACGGAGTCTGTTCTACTTCATTATTAAACTACCGGGTTACTAATTACCCTAGTTATGACTAGTAGTAGCTTCCTATTATACTTGCATTCTCATTACTTCCTGGTATGCCTCAACAATTTTATTTCTTACTTCAATCGTCGCTTGCAAAGAAATACTAGACTTTTGTGCTGTGATCATGACTTGATGCAAGTCAATATTTTCACCTCTAGCCAACTTTTCAGTTGCCAGAGCAGATGCGTGCTGAGCCTTATTCACATTATTTAAAGCATCACTTAAAGCTACTTTAAAGCTATTTTGTGCTTCAGCAGGTGTAAGTTTCCTCACTGGCTGATAACCATTACTTATATTCATTACTGTGTTTGGTTTCATTGAGACTGGTTCCATTTAGAGTACCACCTTATCCTTTACCAATTTCTAATGCCTTCATTAACATATTTTTTGTGGCATTCAATGTCGTTACATTTGCTTCATAGGATCTTGTTGCGCTCATCATATCTACCATTTCCTTCAATGGATCTACGTTTGGTAGTTGAACATACCCTTCGTCATTTGCGTCTGGGTGATCTGGCTGATAGACGAGCTTAAACGGTGTTTGGTCTCCTACGATGCGGCTAACCTTCACACCATTGCCTGGATGATCAGTTCTCCCCATTGCTTTTGAGAGGTGCGATGAAAAGCGATTTTCATTAGGTTGAACTACTACCATTTTTCGACGATAAGGCTCCCACTCACCATTTACAAATCTGCCCCGTGTCGTATCGACATTAGCCATATTTGAAGAAATGACGTCCATTCGAAGCCTTTGGGCAGTCAGAGCGGAAGCTGTTGTGTTAAAACCATGAAAAATTGTCATACTTACTTCCCTCCTCCAATCACTGTTTTTAAGCTATTAAATCTACCATTAAGTCGCTCAATCATTGCATTATAATAAATTTGATTTTTGGCCATTTCTGACATCTCGTGCTCAATATCTACATTATTGCCATTATGATTAAACA
It encodes the following:
- the flgC gene encoding flagellar basal body rod protein FlgC produces the protein MTIFHGFNTTASALTAQRLRMDVISSNMANVDTTRGRFVNGEWEPYRRKMVVVQPNENRFSSHLSKAMGRTDHPGNGVKVSRIVGDQTPFKLVYQPDHPDANDEGYVQLPNVDPLKEMVDMMSATRSYEANVTTLNATKNMLMKALEIGKG
- the fliF gene encoding flagellar basal-body MS-ring/collar protein FliF codes for the protein MNEKLLLYKEKITSYWAERTNVQKGLIAGSFLLLIVLLIAVSMMGSRTSMVPLYTNLSFQETGEIKAQLDARGILSEITNGGTAIHVPETMVDTLKVELAAEGIPRSGSIDYTTFRDRMGFGMTDNEFSLMERAAIQTELSNLIRTVDGVQHAQVMITLPEPSVWVSSHEETASASVTLNMRPGYRLEQPQIRALYHLISKSVPKLPVENIVIMNQMGEYLELRNENVLDSALSIFEQQRSIQKEIERDLQRQVQQMLGTLVGRDKVLVSVTTDIDFTKENRAEDLVTPVDIDNMSGLAISIERITETFSGEDFQDGGIPGTGETDIPGYPGGAASGAGDYERMEERINNDVNRIRRDIVRSPYQVRDIGIQVMVEPPNPEDPNSLPAELLGDIQQILSTIVRTSISKEVVDQLTPDQINEKVFVSAQNFEGKIVYELPEEGIPMWYYLVGALIIFIIILIFLLVRKTKKVEVVEEFREEAVSFDIPDLGDERDSEEKARRRQLEKMAKEKPEEFSKLVRTWLTED
- the fliG gene encoding flagellar motor switch protein FliG produces the protein MVTKKKELTGKEKAAILLISLGPDVSAQVYKHLSEEEIEKLTLEIASVRKVDTSMKEEIIEQFHQLAIAQDYITQGGIGYAKSVLEKALGEQQAMEIINRLTSTLQVKPFDFARKADAGQILNFIQNEHPQTIALILSYLESVQAAQILSELPQEVQADIAKRIALMDSTSPEIINEVENILERKLSATVTQDYTRTGGIETVVEVLNSVDRSTERTILDALEIQDPELAEEIKKRMFVFEDIVTLDNRSIQRVIRDVENEDLQLALKVANDEVKDVVFKNMSQRMVETFKDEMEFMGPVRLRDVEEAQSRIVAVIRRLEETGEIVIARGGGDDIIV
- the fliH gene encoding flagellar assembly protein FliH codes for the protein MSRVIKSFFANNLETEKKTIGIKKVTQESQGSNLIEFENQPSSSDQSKLVDEEIQKAMEQAEQIRKVAQAEYEDLQQRINDEMIAVQRQAEDLYRQAEENGYNEGFQQGLKEGQKQYETFIQDARNIIDASKNDYFHKLEEAEPIIIDLSVKVAEKILATTLELDREQWLSVVSSVINEVREHDLVKLYVHPQWFEYTLTHKEELKILLPNCDSFYIYPDAQLEENGCQVETAFGKIDASIDSQLTEIKYALHEKLKGLSDYEGR
- the fliE gene encoding flagellar hook-basal body complex protein FliE translates to MEPVSMKPNTVMNISNGYQPVRKLTPAEAQNSFKVALSDALNNVNKAQHASALATEKLARGENIDLHQVMITAQKSSISLQATIEVRNKIVEAYQEVMRMQV